In Aquimarina sp. TRL1, a single window of DNA contains:
- a CDS encoding aminotransferase class V-fold PLP-dependent enzyme — protein MFDVQAIRKDFPILNREVNGKPLVYFDNAATSQTPQVVIDAIVSYYSEYNANIHRGVHTLSQEATDAYEIARKKVQAHFNAAKAHEIILTAGTTHSINIVATGFTSLLTKGDEIIVSALEHHSNIVPWQMLCERTGAVLKVIPMNEEGELVMQIYDQLLSPKTKLVFVNHISNALGTINPIKEIIDKAHAVGAAVLVDGAQSCPHIKPDVQELDVDFYVASAHKLCGPTGVGLLYGKETWLNKLPPYQGGGEMIDQVTFEKTTYAGLPHKFEAGTPNICGGIAFGVALDYMNKIGFDAIAAYEQELLAYGTAKLSEIEGLKIYGTSKNKTSVISFNIDTIHPYDIGSIVDKLGIAVRTGHHCAQPIMDFYKIPGTVRASFSFYNTKEEIDALVAAVKKAKMMLS, from the coding sequence ATGTTTGATGTACAAGCCATAAGAAAAGATTTCCCAATACTAAATAGAGAAGTAAATGGAAAACCCTTAGTCTATTTCGATAATGCAGCAACCTCGCAAACACCACAGGTGGTTATCGATGCAATCGTATCTTATTACAGCGAGTATAATGCGAATATTCATAGAGGCGTACATACCCTATCTCAGGAAGCAACAGATGCCTATGAAATAGCCAGAAAAAAAGTACAGGCTCATTTCAATGCAGCAAAAGCTCATGAAATAATACTGACAGCAGGAACGACTCATAGTATTAATATTGTAGCAACAGGATTTACCAGCTTATTGACTAAAGGAGATGAAATCATTGTTTCTGCTCTGGAACACCATTCTAACATTGTACCATGGCAAATGCTTTGTGAGCGTACAGGAGCGGTATTAAAAGTAATCCCAATGAATGAAGAAGGAGAGCTTGTTATGCAAATCTATGATCAGCTTTTATCCCCTAAGACGAAATTGGTATTTGTCAACCATATATCAAATGCATTAGGAACTATAAATCCTATAAAAGAAATCATAGATAAAGCACATGCAGTAGGTGCAGCTGTATTGGTCGATGGAGCACAATCCTGTCCTCATATAAAACCAGATGTACAAGAACTCGACGTAGATTTTTATGTAGCCTCTGCGCATAAGCTATGCGGTCCTACAGGAGTTGGTCTCTTATATGGAAAAGAAACATGGCTGAACAAACTCCCCCCCTATCAAGGAGGAGGAGAAATGATTGATCAGGTTACTTTCGAAAAAACTACCTACGCTGGCTTACCACATAAATTCGAAGCAGGAACGCCTAATATCTGTGGAGGAATAGCTTTTGGGGTAGCATTGGATTATATGAATAAAATTGGTTTTGATGCCATCGCAGCCTATGAACAAGAACTATTAGCGTATGGAACAGCCAAACTATCAGAAATAGAAGGATTAAAGATTTATGGAACGTCTAAAAACAAAACATCTGTAATTTCTTTTAATATTGATACTATCCATCCATATGATATAGGAAGTATTGTCGATAAATTAGGAATTGCTGTTAGAACCGGACATCATTGTGCACAACCCATTATGGATTTTTATAAAATCCCAGGGACCGTGAGAGCTTCCTTTTCTTTTTATAATACCAAAGAAGAAATAGATGCACTAGTCGCTGCCGTAAAAAAGGCAAAAATGATGTTATCCTAG
- a CDS encoding M43 family zinc metalloprotease, with amino-acid sequence MKLSNRGGIDIANPKKYLNIWVCNLSRDILGYAQFPGMGPDATNGVVVRPTFFGTTEIVRAPFNKGRTTTHEVAHWLNLQHIWGDGGCPYDDRVADTPVSNDRNHGCARYPTVQCRYDNEPYGLYK; translated from the coding sequence ATGAAGCTCTCCAACAGAGGAGGGATTGATATTGCAAATCCAAAAAAATATTTAAACATCTGGGTTTGTAACTTATCAAGAGACATATTAGGATACGCTCAATTTCCTGGAATGGGTCCTGATGCTACGAATGGTGTAGTAGTTAGACCTACATTTTTTGGAACAACAGAAATTGTACGCGCTCCATTTAATAAGGGAAGAACCACCACTCATGAAGTAGCTCATTGGTTAAACTTACAACATATCTGGGGTGACGGAGGATGTCCTTATGATGACAGAGTAGCTGATACACCAGTCTCTAATGATCGTAATCATGGATGTGCTAGATACCCGACAGTACAGTGTAGATATGATAATGAACCATATGGATTATATAAATGA
- a CDS encoding SufE family protein yields MSIQEIQEEIIDEFGMFDDWMQRYEYMIELGKSLPLIEEKYKTENNIIKGCQSKVWVHAEMNDNKIEFTADSDAIITKGIIAILIRVFSGQHPQDIIDANTDFIDEIGLKEHLSPTRANGLTSMLKQLKLYAVAYQTQLD; encoded by the coding sequence ATGTCAATACAAGAAATTCAAGAAGAGATTATCGATGAGTTTGGGATGTTTGATGATTGGATGCAACGATATGAATATATGATTGAATTAGGAAAATCACTTCCGCTGATTGAAGAAAAATATAAAACAGAAAATAACATCATTAAAGGTTGTCAAAGTAAAGTTTGGGTACATGCTGAGATGAATGATAATAAAATAGAATTTACAGCAGATAGTGATGCTATTATTACCAAAGGTATTATAGCCATTTTAATTCGTGTTTTTTCTGGACAGCACCCACAAGATATTATTGATGCTAATACTGATTTTATTGATGAAATCGGATTAAAAGAACACCTTTCTCCTACAAGAGCTAATGGGTTGACAAGTATGCTAAAACAACTAAAACTTTATGCAGTAGCTTATCAAACGCAATTGGATTAA
- a CDS encoding SUF system Fe-S cluster assembly protein, with amino-acid sequence MSDTIDTNALGEQIVGVLKTIYDPEIPVDIYELGLIYDVFVNEDYEVKILMTLTSPNCPVAESLPEEVREKTKSIDSVTDVEVELTFDPPWSQDLMSEEAKLELGML; translated from the coding sequence ATGAGTGATACTATAGATACAAATGCACTGGGAGAACAAATTGTTGGAGTTCTAAAAACAATATATGACCCAGAAATTCCTGTAGATATATATGAACTGGGTCTTATATATGATGTTTTTGTCAATGAAGATTATGAAGTAAAAATTCTGATGACATTAACCTCTCCCAACTGCCCTGTTGCCGAATCTCTCCCGGAAGAAGTTAGAGAAAAAACAAAATCAATTGATTCTGTCACAGATGTAGAAGTAGAACTGACTTTTGACCCACCCTGGTCTCAGGATCTAATGAGTGAAGAAGCAAAGTTAGAACTGGGAATGTTATAA
- a CDS encoding DUF2480 family protein — MADEIINRVANNKKLITFDLEEYYPTGKRQQFDIKDWLYEGLILKENDFRDQVASHDWSAYQDTYVALHCSSEAIIPGWAYLLVTSALAPYAKKVVVGTLQSIETILYTEIIQHIDPTPYKDKMIIIKGCSNKPVPEEAYIAILQKLQPVAKSIMYGEACSAVPLFKKK, encoded by the coding sequence ATGGCAGACGAAATCATAAATAGAGTAGCAAATAATAAAAAACTAATCACTTTTGATTTAGAAGAATATTACCCGACTGGAAAACGGCAGCAATTCGATATAAAAGATTGGTTGTACGAAGGGTTGATTCTAAAAGAGAACGATTTTAGAGATCAGGTCGCTTCTCATGACTGGAGTGCGTATCAGGATACCTACGTAGCATTACATTGTTCCTCAGAAGCAATTATACCTGGATGGGCTTATCTTTTAGTAACCAGTGCACTGGCACCCTATGCTAAAAAAGTAGTTGTAGGTACCCTGCAATCCATTGAAACAATTCTATATACTGAGATTATACAGCATATAGACCCTACTCCCTACAAAGACAAAATGATTATTATAAAAGGATGTTCTAATAAACCTGTTCCAGAAGAAGCATATATCGCTATTCTTCAAAAATTACAACCTGTAGCAAAAAGCATCATGTACGGAGAAGCTTGTTCTGCTGTTCCTTTGTTTAAAAAAAAATAA
- a CDS encoding DUF3078 domain-containing protein: MKKTFLTLAFLVSTSILLAQDDAKNEPPKDGWTRGGNISFLFNQTAFNNDWTGGGTSNIAGNLGLSYDFNYRKGKLTWDNKILADYGLTKLKDQEFTRKTNDRFEFNSLLGKQIKETNWYYSFFINFRTQFDKGFEYGKDDQGNEIRTETTHIFSPAYLQFGPGMLWKKSDNLKVNIAPATARLIFVDGDFTKVDETDQAALDAYVPYFGVEANETTRFEFGAAVNAYAKFQLMENVSMENILNLYSNYLEDPQNVDIDYTANLVMTINKYLSANITFQAIYDDNAVSAFQIREVFGLGINYGL, encoded by the coding sequence ATGAAAAAAACATTTCTAACATTGGCATTTTTAGTTAGTACAAGTATTTTACTAGCACAAGACGATGCAAAAAATGAACCACCAAAAGATGGGTGGACAAGAGGAGGAAACATCAGTTTCTTATTTAACCAAACAGCTTTCAACAATGATTGGACCGGAGGGGGAACTTCTAACATTGCAGGAAACCTGGGATTATCATATGACTTTAACTATAGAAAAGGAAAACTTACTTGGGATAACAAAATCTTAGCAGATTACGGTCTTACAAAATTAAAAGATCAGGAATTTACCAGAAAGACAAATGACCGTTTTGAATTTAACTCTTTACTAGGTAAGCAAATCAAAGAAACAAATTGGTACTATTCTTTCTTTATTAATTTCAGAACACAATTCGATAAAGGATTTGAATATGGAAAGGATGACCAAGGAAACGAAATCAGAACAGAAACAACACATATTTTTTCTCCTGCATATCTACAATTCGGACCAGGTATGTTATGGAAGAAAAGCGATAATCTGAAAGTAAATATTGCTCCTGCTACTGCAAGATTAATTTTTGTAGACGGAGATTTCACCAAAGTAGATGAAACAGATCAGGCTGCTCTTGACGCATACGTTCCTTATTTTGGAGTAGAAGCGAATGAAACAACTCGTTTTGAGTTTGGTGCTGCAGTAAATGCATACGCTAAATTCCAATTAATGGAAAATGTATCTATGGAGAACATCCTTAATCTATATTCTAATTATCTAGAGGATCCTCAGAATGTAGATATTGACTATACAGCAAACCTGGTAATGACTATCAATAAGTACTTATCTGCTAATATTACCTTCCAGGCAATATATGATGATAATGCAGTTAGCGCTTTCCAAATCAGAGAAGTATTTGGTCTTGGAATTAACTACGGATTGTAA
- a CDS encoding DUF3078 domain-containing protein, with protein sequence MRRVLLLTLLLVSFQKIISQDQKKETPKDTVKTKLKKSLKNVLKGTSDEMSSKILKELLEEVTPKKTETVKIGWENKGAFTLLFNQTAFNADWQSGGTSNVATNTTFLYQLIYRKKGLIWENKVDGDFGLTFLKGENFLRKTNDRIEINTRLSEQIKESTWNYSFFANFKTQFIKGYAYSKEEGTEETIRTEETRIFSPASFQSGPGILWKKKEKYTVNIAPLTSRITIVNDMFTSAEDYTDGDYFGVDKYKSSRFEFGGSVAANFKTNISKNLKIENTLNLYSNYIEDPFNIDLDYTFKLDLLISKRFTANSTFQAIYDDNATSAFQIRQLSGIGFKYAF encoded by the coding sequence ATGAGAAGAGTACTGTTACTGACCTTACTGTTAGTTTCTTTCCAAAAAATAATAAGCCAGGATCAAAAAAAAGAAACTCCAAAAGACACGGTAAAAACAAAACTAAAGAAATCACTAAAAAACGTATTAAAAGGAACATCAGATGAGATGTCTTCAAAAATCCTAAAAGAACTTCTGGAAGAAGTAACCCCTAAGAAGACAGAAACGGTAAAAATCGGATGGGAAAATAAAGGTGCTTTTACTTTATTGTTTAATCAAACGGCTTTTAACGCAGATTGGCAGAGCGGAGGAACCTCTAATGTAGCAACTAATACCACTTTCCTGTATCAGCTTATTTATAGAAAAAAAGGGCTGATTTGGGAAAATAAAGTTGATGGAGATTTTGGACTGACGTTTTTAAAAGGGGAAAATTTTTTGAGAAAAACCAATGATCGAATTGAGATCAATACCCGATTAAGTGAGCAAATTAAAGAAAGTACCTGGAACTATTCTTTTTTCGCTAATTTCAAAACACAGTTTATCAAAGGATATGCATATAGCAAAGAGGAAGGAACAGAAGAAACGATTAGAACGGAGGAAACTCGTATTTTTTCTCCTGCTAGTTTTCAATCCGGACCTGGTATCTTATGGAAAAAGAAAGAAAAATATACTGTCAATATCGCTCCCCTAACCTCTCGAATTACCATTGTCAACGATATGTTTACCAGTGCAGAAGATTATACCGATGGAGATTATTTTGGGGTTGATAAATACAAAAGTTCTCGCTTCGAATTCGGAGGGTCTGTTGCTGCTAATTTTAAAACTAACATTTCGAAGAATTTAAAAATAGAAAATACCCTAAACCTCTATTCTAATTATATAGAAGATCCTTTTAATATCGATTTGGATTATACATTCAAATTAGATTTGCTGATAAGCAAACGATTTACTGCCAACTCTACATTTCAGGCAATATATGATGACAATGCTACTTCCGCTTTCCAGATCAGACAATTATCCGGAATAGGGTTTAAGTATGCTTTTTAG